In Listeria cossartiae subsp. cossartiae, the DNA window ACTTCTCATTTTAAAAAAGCATAGAAAAAACGAGCTTTAGGAACTAGTTTCCCAAAGCTCGTTTTTTTATTCTTTCGGTATATCCGGGTCAGGAAGATTATTATCAATCGCCAGCTGACCTCGCCGCAATTTAATTAAACGATTAACGTTAACGATAATTGTTTTCACAACTGCATAAAGTGGAACACCTAGAATCATTCCGAAAATTCCTGCTAAGTTTCCAGCAACAATTAAGATAATGATAATAGTTAGTGGGTGAATCGATAATGATTTACCCATAATATATGGAGAAAGTAAGTTAGAGTCGATTTGTTGAACAATCGTTACAACAACAATAACTAGTAATGCTTGGACAGGAGAAGTGAATAGCGCCACGATAACCGCGGGAGCTGCTCCAAGGAAAGGTCCGAGGTAAGGGATAATATTCGTCGCACCAGCAATGAACCCGAAAAGAAGGGCATACGGTTGACCAATAATTAAATAGCCAATGAAAGTAAATAAACCAACAAACATACAATCAATTGCTTGTGAACTGATGTAAGTAGAAATTGTTTTATTCATTTCTTTAATAATTTGTTTTGCTTCAGAACGAATACCAGCTGGGAAAAATTTACCAGAGGATTCCACAAATTTATGACCATCTTTAAACATATAAAAGACGATAAAAGGTACGGTTACAAGGATCATGACAAAGCCAGAGACAAACGAGATAATCGCTCCAAAACTAGAAGCAACACCATCCACGACAACGGACATAATTTTTGGTAACGAGATATTTAGTTTGGAAAGCTCTTCTTTTATGTCCACCCCTTGGAACGCTGGGTTGCTAGAGAAGCTTTGTAACCATTTCTCGAAATCTTGCCAATAGCCCGGAATAGCTTTGGCTAATTCTGTAACTTGATCTGCAAGTGTTGGTCCAAGTTGCATCACCGCTAATACGATCAGCACGATAAAGGCGATGAAAATTAAAATAACACTTAAAAGCCGAGGTACTTTTCTTTTTTCCAAAAATAACACGAGCGGATTAAATAAATAGAATAAAAATCCTGCTACTAAAATCGGCATAAACAGTGTCGAAACGATAATGCCTACTGGTGAAAATATGTACTTCATTTGCAATAATACGAACAAAATCGCTACAACAGCTAATATTTCGATCGTCCAAAAAAATAATTTACTATCTCGAAAACGTGAAAACTTCAAATTTTTCCCTTCTTTCTAAAACATTATTGATAATTTTTATAGTACCATTAACTGCTTTAAATAGCCACTGAATTAGTAGTATTGACGTGGAAGTATATGTGTTATACAATATATATAACAGTTAGAAAAGAGGTGTTTCTATGCTACTCGCGATTGATCTGCAATCAGACGAGCCAATTTATACACAAATATGTAATCAAATCATTGAAGGTATGGCAAAACGGGAACTTTTACCAGGGGATAAATTACCTTCTGTTCGAAGTCTCGGCGCAGATATCGGCATTAATTTTCATACAGTAAATAAAGCGTATCAGATTTTAAAGCAAGAAGGATTGATTCAAATCCACCGTCAAAAAGGTGTCGTTATTCATCCGGACGGGATAGCAAAGGCGGACGAACACTATTTTATGAAATTACAAACGAAATTAAGACCCCTCATCGCTGAATCCGTCGTACGCGGCGTGACCGAAGAGAAGTGGCTCGAAGTAAGCAAGGCAATTTTTGACGAAATGCATGGACGGAGAGTGGAGTAGAGATGGAAATCATCATTTATATTTTTGTTAGTATTGCAATCATTTCACTGCAAGCAATCACCCCTTTTGTAATAAGGAAATCAGAATGTTTTGGCGTCAATGTTGGTGAACGTGCGAATCGAAATGCAGAATTGACGCGTCTAAAAAAACAATACGTTGGTCAAGTCGTTCTATGGACAGTGTTCGTGGCAATTATTGGTATCGCGCTTATTCAAGGCTTTCATTCTAGTGAAAACATCCAAGCGGGCATCTTTATCGTCTCGATGTTTGGTCAATTAATCGTATCTTTTATCATTTATTATCGCTTCCACCAAACAACTTTGCAGTGGAAAAAAGAGAAAATTGAGGCGGGAGAAATTTCGACAAACGCTATTATTATGGTAGATACGAGTTTTCATCGTAGAAAAATGGTTATCTCCTATACCTGGTTTGTTGTTCCGTTATTAATATTTATTATTACCCTGGCGATTACAGCTGTTTTTTATCCTGTAGCACCAGCAGCTTTTCCGATTCATTTTGATATGAACGGCGCGGTGACGGATACGGTTACCAAATCACCACGAGTGGCATTACTTTTACCAATGATGCAGCTCGGAATGATTGCTTTATTTATCTTTATCAATTTCGTCATTGCCAGAAGTAAACAAACCGTGGAAAACGAAAACCCGACAGATTCGTTAAAAAGGAATATGTTATTTAGACAGATTTCTAGTAAAGCAATGTTAATCATGTGCACGATTATGGTGATTGACTTTCTAGTAATGCAAGTCGTCATGTTACTATCACTTCCAGCTGAATGGATGATTACTGCGACGATTATTACGGTCGTTTTAATTCTGTTTGGTACTGTGTTACTTGCTGTTAAAGTAGGGCAGGGCGGTAGTAGACTAAAATTTGCGGATCAACCTGATGGTGTAAATAAACCAATTCGCGACGATGATGCGTTTTGGAAAGCGGGGGTCATTTATTTTAACCGAAACGACCCAGCTTTGTTTGTAGAAAAACGTTTTGGGATTGGTTGGACGATTAATACAGCTCGTCCGGTTGCTTGGTTATCTTTTGTCATTATTATTGCGGTCATTATTTTAATTAGTGTCTTGTTTTAATTTGTTCTGAGTGGGGTATTTACCATATGTTATGCAGACGAACAGTTCTGGCGTGGTATGCTTTGTTAAAGGAGTAGATAATCATGGCGATTAGATTGAAGCGGCTAGAGGAATGGGAAGGATTCACTGGTATTGCGCTCGTCCGAGAAGGTCTTAAAACAGAAGCACTCCATACAGAAATTAGAAAAACCTTCCAAGAAATGCTCCAACTTGCGCAAGACGTGGATGATTTTTCCAAGCAAGAAACATTTTATGGGATTTCTGTTCATAATATAGAAGATGGGATAACGCATTATTCGGTTATTCCGGTAGAACAAAAGTATCCAAATTTAAAAGAACCGCTCGAATGGATTGAAGTGCCAGCGCATACTTATTTTGTTGCTGAGCATATCCCTGACACAGACATAATCGAAAGCTATGAAGAAATTGCCAGAGCGATTCAAGAAAAAAACTACAAACCATACATTACAGCGAATAATCCTGTATTTGACCCATTACCATTTAAATTGGAACTATATACGAAAAATGAGGACGCGAAGGCAAATATCGAAATTAGAATTCCTGTCGTGAAAGAACTTCATATGTAAAATGCGAGCCTGGGACTTTTGTTCTGGGCTTTTTTATACTAGCAAGCTGTTTTTGAGTGTGCTATAATAAGTACGCTATTTTGTGATTATTTTAACAAGAAGGAAGGGATTTATGTGGGATATTACAGCCCGCAGGAAGTAACAGAGATTACGATTGAGAAAGGGACCCAAAAAGCAAATTCCAGTACATTAACGCTCGTTTTACTAGGATTTTTGGGTGGGGCTTTTATATCGCTTGGTTACTTATTATACATACGTGCAGTAGGAACTATGCCTCACGAATGGGGAAGTTTTGCAACGCTGATTGGCGCGAGTCTTTTTCCAGTTGGACTTGTTTGTATTTTGCTAGGTGGAGGCGAATTAATCACTGGCAACATGATGGCCGTAGCGATTGCTTGGTATGACAAAAAAATTTCCTTCCAACAACTACTTAGAAACTGGGCGATTGTATCCGTGATGAACTTAGTCGGCGCCTTTTTCGTCGCTTATTTCTTTGGACATTTCGTCGGCTTAACAGAAGGCGATTTCTTACCGAAAACCCTTGCCACAGCTGGTGCAAAAATTAACGATCCTTTCTGGGTTGCTTTTGTTTCCGGTATTGGTTGTAACTGGTTTGTAGGTATTGCTGTTTGGCTTTGTTACGCGGCCAAAGACTTCGCTGGGAAAATTCTCGGTATTTGGTTCCCGGTCATGGCATTTGTCGCTATCGGATTCCAGCACGTTGTCGCCAACATGTTTATTATTCCAGCCGCGATTTTCGCTGGTTACTATTCATGGGCAGATTTCATTTGGAACGTCATCCCCGTTTATTTAGGAAATGTCGTTGGTGGAGCAGTATTCGTCAGCCTATTCTACTTCCTTGCCTATAAGAAAAACGCACCGAAAAAAGTAAAAGAAGAAATTCATCAACCAATTGAAGAAAATTAAGCCAAAAAGCTAGTTGCATTCCGTGTAACTAGCTTTTTTTATAAAAAATTAAATACTTTCTCAGTCCTATCATGCCAGGATAGAATCACTTTTTCCAGAAGCCATTTGCCCAAAATCCTGATTAGTTTTTTTGATTTGTGGAAAACACTAATATAAGCAGCACGAAGCATCGGCAGAAAAATTGATGGAGGAGTGGTATTTTTGAGTATTAAAGAAACAGCATTACCAAAAGTTCAAACAAAATTATTTATAAATGGAAAATGGATAGATGGAGATAATAAGGAAACGAAAGATATCGTCAACCCAGCAACCGGCGACGTTATCGCAAAAATCGCTCAAGCAGGACCAGCTGAAACAAAACAAGCGATTAAAGCCGCCAAAGATGCCTTTCCAGATTGGGCAAAAATGGAACTTGCAGACCGCGTCAAATTATTACACAAAATTGCGGACTTAATGGAAGAAAAAGCAGATACGCTGGCAAAAATTATGACGCTTGAACAAGGTAAACCACTAAAAGAATCTAAAGGAGAAGTCCTAGTTGGTGCAGAAAACTTCCGATTTGCCGCAGAAGAAGCAAGACGATTATATGGTGAAACGATTCCGGCTCCAAATAATCATGCCTTTATCGTCAAAAAACAACCAATTGGCGTAGTCGCTGCGATTACCCCATGGAATTTCCCGGGAGGTATGGTGACACGGAAACTCGCTCCGGCACTGGCAACAGGTAATACTATCGTGCTAAAACCATCCGGCGATACACCACTTTCGGCGCTCGCCATCTTTGAAATTTTTGAAGAAGCAGGCTTGCCAAAAGGTGTTGCAAATATCGTTATGGGTAGCTCGAAAGAAATCGGTGAAACGTTGACAGATAGCGATGATGTCCGCAAATTAACTTTCACAGGTTCTACCAAAGTCGGTCAAACACTATTTAAACAATCCGCCGACACATTGAAGAAAATTTCGCTTGAACTTGGTGGACATGCGCCGTTTATCGTATTTGACGATGCCAACCTTGATGCAGCCGTTAATGATTTAGTCGCAGCTAAATTCCGCAACAACGGTCAAGTTTGCGTATCTCCAAACCGAATTTTCGTCGCCAAAGAAATCAAAGAAAAATTCACGAAAGCATTAGTTGCAAAAGTAGAGCAATTAAAAGTCGGCAACGGTTTAGACGATGTGAATGTCGGTCCACTTATCCGCGAAGATGCGATTGATAAAATCGACAAACAACTGAAAGACGCCACTGACAAAGGCGCGCAAGTCCTTACCGGTGGCGGTCGCTTAACCGGCTCAGACTATGACAAAGGTAACTTCTACAAACCAACCGTCTTAGATAACGTCACTCGTAAAATGGACATTTTCTATGAAGAAACATTCGGGCCAGTCATTCCGCTCATCACTTTTGAAACAGAAGATGAAGCAATTGAAATGGCGAATGACAGCGAATTTGGTCTCGCATCTTACTTCTATACAAAAGATTTAGCGCGCGTCGAAAAAGTTGGCGCAGCACTAGAATACGGAATGGTCGGCGCAAACGAGATTGCGATTTCCAACCCAGAAACCCCATTCGGCGGCGTCAAACATTCTGGCTTTGGTCGCGAAAATGGCCATTACGGAATGGAAGAATACATCCAAGTGAAATTCATCAATTTAAAATATCGTGATTAACACTTGTTAGTAAGGAACTCCTTCGCGGCATGCGGAGGGGTTCTTTTTTACGCGCTTTCCTACCAGTAGGAAAAAAACATATTTGTAAGCGGATTCAGTCGTTTATATAATAAGAGTAAGTTAAGGAAAGGGAGGATACAAAATGAAAAACATTTTACTTATTTGTGGATCAGGGGCTTCAAGTGGTTTTATGGCAGCAGCAATTAGAAAAGCAGCAAAAAAACGCGGGGAACAAGTAACCGTAAAAGCAGCGAGTGAGTCGCAAATTGATGAAAGAATAAATGAAATTGATTACTTATTAATCGGGCCACATTTGGCTTATATGTTAGATGATTTAAAACAAAAAGTTGCCGATAAAGATGTTTTAGTATCAATTATTCCGCAAGCAACATACGGCACGCTTAACGGCGAAAAAGCACTTGATCTCATTTTAAATATGGAGGGATAAAACGATGAACAACAAAGTGATGGATTTTATGACAAACAAATTTGCTCCAAAAGTAAATAAAGTTGTTAAAAATCCTTGGGTATCAGCAATTCAAGATGCAATTATGTCTGCGCTTCCGCTCGTTTTTGTCGGTTCTTTAGTCACCATCGTTTCATTACTTAAAAATTTATTCCCCGGCATGCCTGATTTTTCGATGATAAGCAATTTTTCATTTGGGATGTTCGGTCTAGTCGTAGCATTTTTAATCCCATACTATGTTATGGAGAAAAAAGGCAATAGCAGTCAAAAGTTAATTTCCGGAGCCACTGGACTTGTATTATTTTTAATGTTACTATTTCCAACCATTTCAGCAGATGGTGATGCGGTTTTCATTTTATCTAGATTTGGAGCCACTGGGATGTTTTTATCAATTACAACTGGATTATTCGTTGGCTGTGTAATGAACTTTGCTGCGAAGCGTTCGTTTTTCAGTGAAGATACACCGATTCCTGATTTCGTTGTCGGCTGGTTTAATAGTTTATTACCAATTACGTTTATTCTCATTGTCGGTTGGTTAATTACCGTTCAATTTAACATTGATTTCTTTGAAGTGATTGTTGCAGTATTTAGCCCACTCGCTTCAATTGTACAGTCATATCCAGGTTTTGTGCTTTCGGTATTCATTCCCGCTTTCCTTTATACATTTGGGATTTCTGGGTGGGTGATGATGCCAGCGATTTATCCAGTGTACATGGCTGGACTCGCGGAAAATTCACAAGCCGTTGCAAATGGAGCAAGTGCATCCAATATCGCAACACAAGAAACAGTATACGCATTAATTTCCATCGGTGGAGTAGGAACAACCTTGTCGCTATCCATTATGATGTTGATTTTAAGTAAATCATTACAACTTAAAGCAATCGGAAAAGCCGTCATCGTCCCATCGATTTTTAACATCAACGAACCACTATTCTTCGGGGCACCAATTGCCTTTAACCCATACTT includes these proteins:
- a CDS encoding GyrI-like domain-containing protein — its product is MAIRLKRLEEWEGFTGIALVREGLKTEALHTEIRKTFQEMLQLAQDVDDFSKQETFYGISVHNIEDGITHYSVIPVEQKYPNLKEPLEWIEVPAHTYFVAEHIPDTDIIESYEEIARAIQEKNYKPYITANNPVFDPLPFKLELYTKNEDAKANIEIRIPVVKELHM
- a CDS encoding PTS lactose transporter subunit IIB, which codes for MKNILLICGSGASSGFMAAAIRKAAKKRGEQVTVKAASESQIDERINEIDYLLIGPHLAYMLDDLKQKVADKDVLVSIIPQATYGTLNGEKALDLILNMEG
- a CDS encoding PTS sugar transporter subunit IIC codes for the protein MNNKVMDFMTNKFAPKVNKVVKNPWVSAIQDAIMSALPLVFVGSLVTIVSLLKNLFPGMPDFSMISNFSFGMFGLVVAFLIPYYVMEKKGNSSQKLISGATGLVLFLMLLFPTISADGDAVFILSRFGATGMFLSITTGLFVGCVMNFAAKRSFFSEDTPIPDFVVGWFNSLLPITFILIVGWLITVQFNIDFFEVIVAVFSPLASIVQSYPGFVLSVFIPAFLYTFGISGWVMMPAIYPVYMAGLAENSQAVANGASASNIATQETVYALISIGGVGTTLSLSIMMLILSKSLQLKAIGKAVIVPSIFNINEPLFFGAPIAFNPYLMIPTWINAFLVPSIAYFVMSMNLVSIPSQSFLLWYMPYPVTSYLATQDFRAIIACLAIIVITWLVYLPFFKAYDNSLLKQEKLDAVEADKEMVTN
- a CDS encoding formate/nitrite transporter family protein gives rise to the protein MGYYSPQEVTEITIEKGTQKANSSTLTLVLLGFLGGAFISLGYLLYIRAVGTMPHEWGSFATLIGASLFPVGLVCILLGGGELITGNMMAVAIAWYDKKISFQQLLRNWAIVSVMNLVGAFFVAYFFGHFVGLTEGDFLPKTLATAGAKINDPFWVAFVSGIGCNWFVGIAVWLCYAAKDFAGKILGIWFPVMAFVAIGFQHVVANMFIIPAAIFAGYYSWADFIWNVIPVYLGNVVGGAVFVSLFYFLAYKKNAPKKVKEEIHQPIEEN
- a CDS encoding NAD-dependent succinate-semialdehyde dehydrogenase; amino-acid sequence: MSIKETALPKVQTKLFINGKWIDGDNKETKDIVNPATGDVIAKIAQAGPAETKQAIKAAKDAFPDWAKMELADRVKLLHKIADLMEEKADTLAKIMTLEQGKPLKESKGEVLVGAENFRFAAEEARRLYGETIPAPNNHAFIVKKQPIGVVAAITPWNFPGGMVTRKLAPALATGNTIVLKPSGDTPLSALAIFEIFEEAGLPKGVANIVMGSSKEIGETLTDSDDVRKLTFTGSTKVGQTLFKQSADTLKKISLELGGHAPFIVFDDANLDAAVNDLVAAKFRNNGQVCVSPNRIFVAKEIKEKFTKALVAKVEQLKVGNGLDDVNVGPLIREDAIDKIDKQLKDATDKGAQVLTGGGRLTGSDYDKGNFYKPTVLDNVTRKMDIFYEETFGPVIPLITFETEDEAIEMANDSEFGLASYFYTKDLARVEKVGAALEYGMVGANEIAISNPETPFGGVKHSGFGRENGHYGMEEYIQVKFINLKYRD
- a CDS encoding GntR family transcriptional regulator; the encoded protein is MLLAIDLQSDEPIYTQICNQIIEGMAKRELLPGDKLPSVRSLGADIGINFHTVNKAYQILKQEGLIQIHRQKGVVIHPDGIAKADEHYFMKLQTKLRPLIAESVVRGVTEEKWLEVSKAIFDEMHGRRVE
- a CDS encoding AI-2E family transporter, which encodes MKFSRFRDSKLFFWTIEILAVVAILFVLLQMKYIFSPVGIIVSTLFMPILVAGFLFYLFNPLVLFLEKRKVPRLLSVILIFIAFIVLIVLAVMQLGPTLADQVTELAKAIPGYWQDFEKWLQSFSSNPAFQGVDIKEELSKLNISLPKIMSVVVDGVASSFGAIISFVSGFVMILVTVPFIVFYMFKDGHKFVESSGKFFPAGIRSEAKQIIKEMNKTISTYISSQAIDCMFVGLFTFIGYLIIGQPYALLFGFIAGATNIIPYLGPFLGAAPAVIVALFTSPVQALLVIVVVTIVQQIDSNLLSPYIMGKSLSIHPLTIIIILIVAGNLAGIFGMILGVPLYAVVKTIIVNVNRLIKLRRGQLAIDNNLPDPDIPKE
- a CDS encoding DUF1648 domain-containing protein, producing MEIIIYIFVSIAIISLQAITPFVIRKSECFGVNVGERANRNAELTRLKKQYVGQVVLWTVFVAIIGIALIQGFHSSENIQAGIFIVSMFGQLIVSFIIYYRFHQTTLQWKKEKIEAGEISTNAIIMVDTSFHRRKMVISYTWFVVPLLIFIITLAITAVFYPVAPAAFPIHFDMNGAVTDTVTKSPRVALLLPMMQLGMIALFIFINFVIARSKQTVENENPTDSLKRNMLFRQISSKAMLIMCTIMVIDFLVMQVVMLLSLPAEWMITATIITVVLILFGTVLLAVKVGQGGSRLKFADQPDGVNKPIRDDDAFWKAGVIYFNRNDPALFVEKRFGIGWTINTARPVAWLSFVIIIAVIILISVLF